One part of the Aurantibacillus circumpalustris genome encodes these proteins:
- a CDS encoding DUF5686 and carboxypeptidase-like regulatory domain-containing protein — MKFTLKQIIILFLSFYAFAATSQSTIVRGTIMDAKTKEAIPFATVFFDESNFGTTTDSVGHFVLETDKYYTKLKVLMIGYKPYSRELIPGKDQTINCKLTAEEKMLNEVTINSKSARRYRNKDNPAVELIRKVIDHKASNRIEGFDYYEYEKYEKIQFALSNITEKFQNRRAFKKFQFVFENLDTTKLEGKPVLPLYLKEVISDARYRKSPNAKKEIVKGSKTVAFEGYVDNQGLDAYMNNLYQDINIYDNNITMLTNQFISPIAGISPTFYKFFITDTIIEGDEKFIRLGFVPRNHADFLFQGIMHITLDGSYAVTKIEMSVNKDINLNWVKELKIRQEFEKKENQGYTLVTDEFSADFGLSKGKMGIFGQRTVSYKNFKLNKPRPDADYKGDLIEVNDSANYRPMEFWIKNRHSDLTASEKSVYTMVDSIKKVPAFKRTLDVIVLVFAGYKTITPYFDCGPLSTFYSFNPIEGFRLRFGGRTTDAFSKRMVLEGYSAYGFKDQQWKYYGGVAFSLNNHSVYEFPVSSLKFSYQRETKIPGQELQFIQEDNILLSFKRGPNDKWLYNNTFNFEYLQEFKNHLSFTLGFKNWIQQAAGGLNYNRTDYTDYTSSEKNLQTSEVSLNIRWAPNEKFYQGKKYRIPVTFKNPIFTLRYIQGIKYFLGGQYDYQNISLNMSKRFYLSQLGYSDIAIEGGKIFGTVPFPLLDIHRANQTYAYQLQSYNLMNFLEFVSDQYVSLNIDHFFNGFFFNKIPLLRKLKWREVISAKVLYGSLSANNNPSNNSTLYKLPTTLEGVPITHSLEKKPYVEGSVGITNIFKFFRVDLVKRFTYLDHPDISKLGIRVRFRFDF; from the coding sequence ATGAAATTTACGCTTAAACAAATAATCATACTTTTTTTAAGTTTTTATGCTTTTGCTGCGACGAGTCAATCAACAATTGTGCGCGGAACTATCATGGATGCGAAAACAAAAGAAGCCATACCTTTTGCCACTGTGTTCTTTGATGAGTCCAATTTTGGTACAACAACAGATAGCGTTGGTCATTTTGTTCTTGAAACGGATAAATATTATACAAAATTAAAAGTTCTCATGATAGGTTACAAACCTTATAGTCGCGAACTTATTCCAGGAAAGGATCAAACGATAAATTGTAAGCTTACAGCAGAAGAGAAAATGTTAAACGAAGTAACAATTAACTCAAAAAGTGCAAGAAGGTATAGAAATAAGGATAATCCTGCTGTTGAACTTATTAGAAAAGTTATTGATCATAAAGCGAGTAACCGTATTGAAGGTTTCGATTATTATGAATATGAGAAATACGAAAAAATACAATTCGCGTTAAGTAACATTACCGAAAAATTTCAGAACAGAAGAGCATTTAAGAAATTTCAGTTCGTATTTGAAAACCTAGATACCACAAAACTCGAAGGTAAGCCAGTTTTACCACTTTATCTTAAAGAAGTTATTTCTGATGCACGTTACCGAAAATCGCCTAACGCTAAAAAGGAAATTGTTAAAGGCAGTAAAACTGTTGCTTTTGAAGGATATGTAGATAACCAAGGACTAGATGCGTATATGAATAATCTTTATCAGGATATTAATATTTATGATAATAATATTACTATGCTTACGAATCAGTTTATTAGTCCTATTGCAGGTATCTCGCCTACTTTTTATAAATTTTTCATTACAGATACGATCATTGAAGGAGACGAGAAATTTATTCGACTTGGTTTTGTTCCTAGAAATCATGCTGACTTTCTATTTCAGGGAATTATGCACATTACCTTAGACGGTAGTTATGCCGTTACCAAAATAGAAATGAGTGTGAATAAAGACATTAATTTAAATTGGGTAAAAGAATTAAAAATAAGACAGGAATTTGAAAAAAAAGAAAATCAAGGTTATACGCTTGTGACTGATGAATTTTCGGCTGACTTTGGTTTATCTAAAGGAAAGATGGGGATTTTTGGGCAAAGAACTGTTTCTTACAAAAACTTTAAACTGAATAAACCACGTCCTGATGCGGATTACAAAGGTGATCTGATTGAGGTTAATGACAGTGCCAACTACCGGCCAATGGAATTCTGGATTAAAAACAGACATTCCGATTTAACAGCATCTGAAAAAAGTGTGTATACAATGGTTGATAGTATTAAGAAGGTGCCTGCCTTTAAGCGAACCTTGGATGTAATTGTACTAGTTTTTGCTGGATATAAAACAATTACCCCTTATTTTGATTGCGGTCCTTTGAGTACTTTTTACAGTTTTAATCCTATTGAAGGTTTTCGCCTAAGATTTGGAGGTAGAACTACCGACGCTTTTAGCAAAAGAATGGTTTTAGAAGGCTACAGTGCCTACGGTTTTAAAGATCAGCAGTGGAAATATTATGGCGGTGTTGCTTTCTCTTTAAATAACCATAGTGTTTATGAGTTTCCAGTTAGTTCACTAAAATTTAGTTATCAGCGCGAAACAAAAATTCCAGGACAAGAATTACAATTCATTCAGGAAGATAATATTCTCTTGTCGTTTAAACGTGGACCAAACGATAAGTGGTTATATAATAACACCTTTAATTTTGAATATCTTCAGGAATTTAAAAACCATCTTTCTTTTACTTTAGGTTTTAAAAACTGGATACAACAAGCTGCTGGTGGATTAAATTACAACAGAACAGATTATACAGATTATACGAGCAGCGAAAAAAACCTACAAACCTCGGAAGTATCGTTAAACATTCGCTGGGCTCCCAATGAGAAGTTTTATCAAGGAAAAAAGTACCGTATTCCTGTAACATTTAAAAACCCTATATTTACGCTCCGTTATATACAGGGTATTAAATATTTTTTAGGCGGACAATACGATTATCAGAACATCTCCTTAAATATGTCTAAACGATTTTACCTTTCACAGTTAGGTTATTCAGATATTGCGATTGAGGGTGGGAAAATTTTCGGCACCGTACCTTTTCCATTGCTTGATATTCATAGAGCAAATCAAACCTATGCTTACCAACTTCAATCATATAACCTCATGAATTTTCTCGAATTTGTGAGTGATCAGTACGTAAGTTTAAACATCGATCATTTTTTTAATGGTTTTTTCTTTAACAAAATACCTTTGTTGAGAAAATTGAAATGGAGAGAAGTCATTAGCGCAAAAGTTCTTTATGGAAGTTTAAGCGCGAATAATAATCCTTCTAATAATTCTACACTTTATAAATTGCCAACTACTTTAGAAGGCGTTCCTATTACACATAGCCTTGAGAAAAAACCTTACGTAGAAGGAAGTGTTGGTATAACCAATATTTTTAAGTTTTTCAGAGTTGACCTGGTAAAACGTTTCACCTATTTAGACCATCCAGATATTTCAAAACTAGGAATAAGGGTGCGATTTAGATTTGATTTTTAA
- a CDS encoding phosphatidylglycerophosphatase A family protein, with protein MFINKAIATFFGIGYIGKGAGTVASFAFCLLLYVAIRLNLYSESALIIFTVITFISGVFVSTKLEVIWGKDSNRIVIDEVLGMSVSILFLPINFITLGLGFILFRFFDIFKPLFIKKAEKLKGGMGVMTDDLVAGIYANIVLQIFVYFFLWDHANIF; from the coding sequence ATGTTTATAAATAAAGCAATAGCAACTTTTTTCGGAATTGGCTATATAGGTAAAGGTGCTGGCACAGTGGCATCCTTTGCCTTTTGCTTATTACTTTATGTTGCCATACGCTTAAATCTTTATAGTGAATCAGCGTTAATCATTTTCACAGTCATTACGTTTATTAGCGGCGTTTTCGTTTCAACAAAACTAGAAGTGATATGGGGAAAGGATAGTAACCGTATAGTGATTGATGAGGTGTTGGGTATGTCGGTGAGTATTCTTTTTTTACCAATTAATTTTATTACGCTTGGGCTCGGATTTATTCTTTTTAGATTCTTCGATATTTTTAAACCACTTTTTATTAAAAAAGCTGAAAAGCTAAAAGGTGGGATGGGTGTTATGACCGACGACTTAGTTGCAGGAATTTATGCTAATATTGTGCTGCAAATTTTTGTCTATTTTTTTTTATGGGATCATGCTAATATTTTTTAA
- a CDS encoding inositol-3-phosphate synthase, producing MDNIKKPQPANGKLGILIPGLGAVATTLIAGVEAVKKGKSQPIGSLTQMSTIRLGKRTDDRNPLIKDFVPLADLNDIVFGGWDIYEDNVYEAALNARVLEVHQIHDLKEELQKIKPMSAVFDKSYIKNISGPNVKTAPTKYDLALELMEDIKRFKKENNCERVVIVWCASTEKYIEPSIIHNDLSLFESALKNNEANIAPSMIYAYAALKMGVPFANGAPNLTVDIPALIELSKETNTPIAGKDFKTGQTLMKTIVAPGLHARALGVNGWFSTNILGNRDGKVLDDPENFKTKEVSKLSVLDEIFEPESNPALYGDMYHKVRINYYPPRGDNKESWDNIDIFGWMGYPMQIKINFLCRDSILAAPIVLDLALFMDLAKRANMSGIQEWLSFYLKSPQTAEGLRPEHDIFKQLIKLQNTLRHMMGEDLITHLGLDYYQELVDSM from the coding sequence ATGGACAATATCAAAAAACCTCAACCAGCCAACGGCAAACTTGGTATTCTTATACCTGGACTTGGTGCTGTTGCCACTACTTTAATAGCAGGTGTTGAAGCTGTTAAAAAAGGAAAGTCTCAACCAATTGGATCACTTACTCAAATGAGTACTATTCGTTTAGGAAAAAGAACAGATGATAGAAATCCCTTAATAAAGGATTTTGTACCTCTTGCCGACTTAAACGATATTGTTTTTGGAGGTTGGGATATCTACGAAGATAATGTATACGAAGCTGCACTTAACGCAAGAGTTTTAGAGGTTCATCAAATTCACGATTTGAAGGAAGAACTTCAAAAAATAAAACCCATGTCGGCTGTGTTTGATAAATCGTATATCAAAAACATTAGTGGGCCAAATGTAAAAACGGCGCCAACTAAATACGACCTTGCACTTGAGTTGATGGAAGACATTAAGCGATTTAAAAAAGAAAATAACTGCGAACGTGTAGTCATTGTTTGGTGTGCTTCCACTGAAAAATACATTGAGCCTAGTATTATTCACAATGATCTTTCTTTGTTTGAGAGCGCTTTAAAGAATAATGAGGCAAACATTGCGCCAAGTATGATTTATGCCTATGCCGCATTAAAGATGGGAGTTCCATTTGCAAATGGCGCACCAAATTTAACAGTTGATATTCCAGCATTGATTGAACTATCAAAAGAAACGAATACACCTATAGCAGGTAAAGATTTTAAAACCGGACAAACCCTTATGAAAACAATTGTGGCGCCAGGCCTTCATGCGCGTGCATTGGGCGTTAATGGTTGGTTTTCTACAAACATTCTTGGTAACAGAGATGGAAAAGTTTTAGATGATCCAGAGAATTTTAAAACGAAGGAAGTTTCTAAATTAAGTGTACTTGATGAAATTTTTGAACCAGAATCAAATCCTGCTTTGTATGGAGACATGTACCATAAGGTGCGCATCAACTATTATCCACCACGCGGCGACAATAAAGAAAGTTGGGATAATATTGATATTTTTGGTTGGATGGGTTATCCTATGCAGATAAAAATTAACTTTTTATGCCGCGATTCAATTCTAGCAGCGCCAATTGTTTTAGACCTTGCTCTCTTTATGGATTTAGCGAAACGGGCTAATATGAGTGGGATTCAGGAATGGCTTTCTTTTTATTTGAAATCACCACAAACCGCAGAAGGTTTAAGACCGGAGCATGATATCTTTAAACAACTCATTAAATTACAAAACACGCTTCGACATATGATGGGCGAAGATCTAATTACACATTTGGGATTAGATTATTACCAGGAATTAGTTGATTCGATGTAA
- a CDS encoding GtrA family protein — protein MLIFFKAQASSLIATAVDFITTIVFVELFFQHYVTANIAGALMGALTNFGINRQWVFGAKKQKVQKQSMRYTFVWFGSLFLSTSGIYILTHFLGLKYFISKMITSLVVGITFNYWLQKKYVFSNK, from the coding sequence ATGCTAATATTTTTTAAGGCGCAAGCTTCGTCTTTAATAGCAACGGCGGTTGATTTTATTACTACCATTGTATTTGTAGAGCTGTTTTTTCAACATTACGTCACGGCTAACATTGCCGGTGCCTTAATGGGGGCTCTTACCAATTTTGGTATTAACAGACAATGGGTTTTTGGTGCAAAAAAACAAAAGGTTCAGAAACAAAGTATGCGTTATACTTTTGTTTGGTTTGGGAGTTTATTTTTAAGTACATCTGGCATATATATTCTTACCCATTTCCTCGGACTAAAATATTTTATCTCAAAAATGATTACTTCGCTTGTAGTAGGAATAACATTTAATTATTGGCTACAAAAAAAATACGTGTTCTCCAATAAATGA